In Tamandua tetradactyla isolate mTamTet1 chromosome 7, mTamTet1.pri, whole genome shotgun sequence, the following are encoded in one genomic region:
- the TOB2 gene encoding protein Tob2, whose translation MQLEIKVALNFIISYLYNKLPRRRADLFGEELERLLKKKYEGHWYPDKPLKGSGFRCVHIGETVDPVVELAAKRSGLAVEDVRANVPEELSVWIDPFEVSYQIGEKGAVKVLYMDDSEGCGAPELDKEIKSSFNPDAQVFVPIGSQDSSLSNSPSPSFGRSPSPTFIPRSAQPITFTTASFAATKFGSTKMKKGGGAASGGGVASSGASGPQPPPQQPRLARSPTNNLLKHKSLSLSMHSLNFIAANPAPQSQLSPNAKEFVYNGGGSPGLFFDGAEGQGSGTPAPLGGNGAGTCNSSSFDMAQVFGGGTNSLFLEKTPFVEGLSYNLNTMQYPNQPFQPVVLAN comes from the coding sequence ATGCAGCTGGAGATCAAAGTGGCCCTGAACTTTATCATCTCCTACTTGTACAACAAGCTGCCCCGGCGCCGGGCAGACCTGTTTGGGGAGGAGCTAGAGCGGCTcttgaagaagaaatatgaaggCCACTGGTACCCTGACAAGCCGCTGAAGGGCTCTGGTTTCCGCTGTGTCCACATTGGGGAGACAGTGGATCCTGTGGTGGAGCTGGCTGCCAAGCGGAGCGGCCTGGCAGTGGAAGATGTGCGGGCCAACGTACCCGAGGAGTTGAGCGTCTGGATCGACCCCTTTGAGGTGTCTTACCAGATTGGTGAGAAGGGGGCTGTGAAAGTGCTGTATATGGATGATAGCGAGGGCTGTGGTGCCCCAGAGCTAGACAAGGAGATCAAGAGCAGCTTCAACCCTGACGCCCAGGTGTTCGTGCCTATTGGCAGCCAGGACAGCTCCCTGTCCAACTCCCCATCGCCATCCTTTGGCCGGTCGCCCAGCCCTACCTTCATCCCCCGCTCTGCCCAGCCCATCACGTTTACCACTGCCTCCTTTGCTGCCACTAAGTTTGGCTCCACCAAGATGAAGAAGGGTGGTGGGGCTGCGAGTGGTGGGGGTGTGGCCAGCAGTGGGGCAAGTGGCCCACAGCCACCACCACAGCAGCCTCGCCTGGCCCGCTCTCCTACCAACAATCTGCTGAAGCACAAGAGCCTCTCTTTGTCTATGCATTCTCTGAACTTCATTGCAGCCAACCCAGCTCCTCAGTCCCAGCTCTCACCCAATGCCAAGGAATTCGTGTACAACGGTGGTGGCTCACCTGGCCTCTTCTTTGATGGAGCTGAGGGCCAGGGCAGTGGCACCCCGGCCCCCTTGGGGGGTAATGGAGCAGGCACCTGCAACAGCAGCAGCTTTGACATGGCCCAGGTATTTGGAGGTGGCACCAACAGCCTCTTCCTGGAGAAGACGCCCTTTGTGGAAGGCCTCAGCTACAACCTGAACACCATGCAGTATCCCAACCAGCCGTTTCAGCCCGTTGTGCTAGCCAACTGA